A stretch of Monomorium pharaonis isolate MP-MQ-018 chromosome 7, ASM1337386v2, whole genome shotgun sequence DNA encodes these proteins:
- the LOC118646617 gene encoding uncharacterized protein LOC118646617 has translation MKPIAKGLDILQEDKHIFMGYLLPILLSIKEHLNKKLTEVFYAKPLANTLLKGIHKRFYNLYKYNDLRIVACLIPDFKHHWIQNTKSFLIKLLKSIVQKFNFNDAEVHTSTLKEQKVFRKPDNFFILPNTLDQNQNKNMITDHIVQIYLSTDTFATKKDFPKALKRAFIKYNTSIPSSAHVERLFSARGLIFDNLRNLINV, from the exons ATGAAACCTATTGCCAAAGGTTTAGATATCTTACAAGaagataaacatatttttatgggATATTTATTGcctatattattatcaatcaaagagcatttaaataaaaaactaactgAGGTGTTTTATGCAAAACCACTAGCGAATACTCTCCTAAAAGGTATTCACAAAAG attttacaATCTTTATAAGTACAACGATTTGAGGATTGTTGCCTGCTTGATACCAGATTTTAAACACCACTggatacaaaatacaaaatcttttttaatcaaacttttAAAATCGATTGTTCAAAAGTTTAACTTTAATGATGCAGAAGTTCATACAAGTACACTCAAAGAACAGAAGGTCTTTCGCAAACccgacaatttttttatacttccTAACACGTTGGACCAgaatcaaaacaaaaatatgataacTGATCATATTGTTCAAATCTACTTGTCGACTGATACATTTGCAACAAAAAAGGATTTTCCTAAGGCACTTAAACgtgcttttataaaatataatacctCGATACCATCTTCAGCTCACGTTGAACGATTGTTCAGTGCAAGGGGGCTCATTTTTGACAATCTtcgaaatttgataaatgtctga